From the Mesorhizobium koreense genome, the window CGAACTGAAGAAACACGGCATCCGGCTGCTCATAGAGCCGATCAACCGTTACGACATTCCGGGCTTCTTCCTGAACACGGTCGAGCAGGCCGACGCAATCATCAACGAGGTCGGCAGCGACAATCTCTTCATCCAGTACGATCTCTACCACCAGCACCGGACGCGGGGCGAGTTGATCGGCACGTACCAGCGGTACAAGGACCGCATCGCTCATATCCAGCTTGCCGATAATCCGGGCCGCAACGAGCCGGGGACGGGGGAGATCAACTACGATTTCGTCTTCGCCGCGCTCGACGCAGCAGGCTACGACGGCTGGATCGGCTGCGAATACAAGCCGAAGACAACCACGGAAGAGGGACTAGGCTGGCTTAGAAGGGCGGAGAAGGCGAGGGCGGCCGCGTAGGTGTGCGGCAAAGGCTAGGACAACGCCGACATTCAATTTTCAAATCCAGACAGGATAGTCACATGACCACGATTGGTTTCATCGGCCTCGGCATCATGGGAACGCCGATGGCGCTTAATCTCCAGAAAGCCGGGCATTCGCTTACCACCTCCAAGCATCGCAAGGCGCCGGCGAAGGAACTGCTCGACGGCGGGCTGAAGGTGCTCGACACGCCGGCGGACGTGGCGAAGGCTGCCGAAATCGTCATCCTGATGTTGCCCGACACGCCGCAGGTGAAGGACGTGCTCTTCGCTGAAAACGGAGTCGCTTCAGGGCTTTCGGAAGGAAAGCTGGTGATCGACATGAGCTCGATCTCGCCGATCGAAACCAAGGCGTTCGCCAGGAAAATCCGCGATCTCGGCGCCGAATATGTCGACGCGCCGGTGTCGGGCGGCGAGGTCGGCGCCAAGGCGGCGACGCTCACCATCATGGCGGGCGGGTCGCAGGCGGCGTTCGAACGCGCAAAGCCCTTGTTCGAACTGATGGGCAAGAACATCACGCTGGTCGGCGATTGCGGCGACGGTCAGGTGGCCAAGGTGGCGAACCAGATCATCGTCGCGCTCAATATCGCTGCGGTTTCGGAAGCGCTGGTCTTCGCCGCCAAGGCGGGCGCCGATCCGGCCAGGGTACGCTCGGCGCTGATGGGCGGGTTCGCGTCCTCGCGTATTCTCGAAGTCCATGGCGAGCGGATGATCAAGCGCACTTTCGATCCAGGTTTCCGCATCGAGCTTCACCAGAAGGATCTGAATCTGGCGCTGGAAGGCGCGCGGGGGCTAAGTCTTGCATTGCCGAACACGGCCTCGACCCAGCAGCTTTTCCACTCGATGGTGGCGAACGGGGAGGGTGGGCTCGATCATTCCGGCCTCGTCCGCGCGCTGGAGCGACTGGCGAACCACACCGTCGCATGAACGAACGATCTGCCGAAGTGTGACGTCGGCAGATCGTTCGGGCGGCAAGATAGTTTGAGACAAAACTATCTTGCCGTGGCATACCCTATCCGATAATGTAGTGTGCGATCTGGGGCGCTCCTTCATGGACGCCGGCGCGCGGAGCGGACAGGCTCCGGCATTACGGAGAGGGAGCGGATGAGGTCGCGGACCGCGACGCCCGGAAGCGTTTCCAAGGCAGTCCCGAAACGAGCCGACGATGGCGGCTCCGCGGTGAAGTCGAAGGATTTCAGCCTCGGTCTTCTGGAGGACCGTATCGGCTTCCATTTGAGGCTTGCCCAGAACGCATCCTTCAAGGCGTTCAAAAAGAAAACCGGCGAGGCGGATCTGAAGCCGGGCTGGTTCGCCGTGCTCAGCCTCATCCACGACAATCCGGGTATCACGCCGCTGGTGCTGAGCCGCGCCAGCGGCCGCGACAAGTCGACCATCACGCCGGTGTTGCGCGACCTCTTGCGCAATCACCTGATCGAGCGGCAGACGGTGCCGGCCGACAAGCGCAGCTATACGCTGTCGCTGACGAGGGCAGGCAAAGCCAGGCTCGCGGAACTCACGGCGCATGCGGAAGCGCATGACCGGGTTCTGGACGAGATCGTGGGAGAGGGCCGGCCGGAATTGCTGCGCCTCCTGCGCCTTATCATCGCCTCCCTCGACTGAATGGATTACGGGCCGCCGATGTACACAGCCAGTACCGCTTTTCTCGAAGCCCTGACCGAGGCCGGCGTTTCCTATATCTTCGCCAATTTCGGCAGCGACCATCCGGCGCTGATCGAGGCGATCGCCGAGGCGAGGGCGCATGGAAGGCGCATACCCGCGATCATCACCTGTCCCAACGAGATGGCCGGCATGAGCGCGGCGCAGGGCTATGCCCAGGTCTCCGGACAGCCACAGGCGGTGATCGTGCATGTCGAATGCGGAACCCAGTCGCTGGCAGGTGCCGTCCATAACGCGGCCAAGGGACGGGCGCCGATGCTGGTCTTCGCCGGTGCATCGCCCTTCACGCAGGAAGGCGAGATGCGCGGCAGCCGCAACGAGTTCATCCAGTGGATCCAGGATGTGCCGGACCAGCGCAGCATCGTGCGCGGCTACATGAAATACGAAAACGAGTTTCGTACCGGCAAAAACATCAAGCAGATGGTGCATCGCGCTCTGCAGTTCGCCATGAGCGAACCGAAAGGGCCGGTCTATCTCGTCGGTGCGCGCGAGGTGATGGAAGAGGAACTGACGGACGCAGTTTCGATCGACATGGCGAGGTGGCGCCCGGTGGAGCCTGCCGCGCTTCCTCAGGAGGGGGTCGAGCAAATGCTCGCGGCCTTCGCTCAGGCGCGCCGGCCCCTGGTGGTGACGTCCTATCTTGGCCGCAATCCCGATGCGGTGGCCGAACTGGTGCGCTTCTGCGAGAATGTCGGCGCGGGCGTGCATGAATCGGTGCCGAGCGCGATGAACTTCCCGCACGACCACGATCTCTATCTTGGCAACCAGTGGAACGAGCCGCACCAGAACGAGGCTCTGGGCGAGGCGGACTGCATTCTTGTCATCGACAGCGACGTGCCGTGGATCCCGACGATCAGCCGGCCGGCCGGGGGCGTGCCGATCTTCCACATCGACGTCGATCCCCTGAAGGAGAAGATGCCGCTCTGGTATATCGGCGCGGAACACTCCTTTCGCGCCGATGCGGCGACCGCCTTGGGTCAACTCAACGATGTGCTCGCCGTGCGGCCTTTCGACGGCGCGCGGGTTGCCGAGCGGCGCAGTCGTTTCGCGGCGAAAAGCAAGGCGCGGCGTGAGCGGCTTGCTACGCTCGAAACCGGAAGCAATGGGGTCATCACGCCGGAATTCCTGACGGCGGCGGTGCGCCGGCATATCGACGACGATACGATCGTTCTCAACGAGGGCATCACCAACTATCCGGCGGTCTCCAATCATATGGCGATGACGCGGCCGGGCTCGATCTTCGCCAGCGGCGGCGGTTCGCTCGGCTGGAACGGTGGGGCGGCCTTCGGCGCCAAGCTGGCGGCGCCCGACAAGACGGTCGTCGCGCTGACCGGCGACGGGTCCTACATGTTTTCCATCCCGTCTTCCGTGCATTGGATGGCGGCGAAATACGGCGCGCCCTTCCTACAGGTGGTCTACAATAATCGCGGCTGGAAAGCGCCGCGCTTTTCCGCGCTCGGCGTGCATCCCGACGGCTATGCCAGCCGCGCCAACGACCTCGACCTCTCTTTCGATCCGTCGCCCGACTATGCCGGCATCGCGAAAGCCGCGGGCGGCGCTTATGCGCGCAAGGTGGAGCGGCCGGAGGAGGTGGAAGAAGCAGTCGCCGAGGCGCTCCGGGTAGTGCGCGAAGAGAAGCGCTCGGCGGTGCTGGATGTGTGGCTGCAACATGGGTGAGGCGAGGTTAGATAATTTACTTGTTAATTATCTTCGGTCTGCTACCGTGCGGATCGGAGGTAATGGGAGGGCCGGAGTCAGCTGACGACGCCGGCTGAATGCTGGAAGTCGCGTCTTCGCGGCTCCGGGCAATAGAGGAGGAGAACAGATGTTGAAACGCAGGCAATTTCTAGTTTCGGCGGCGGCGATGCTTGCCGCTCCGGCCGTCATCGGAAAGGCACGCGCGGCCGACCCTGAGGTGACGCTCAAACTGCACCACTTCCTCGGGCCGAAATCGCCCGCTCAGGTCAAAATGCTGCAACCGTGGGTGCAGGCGATCCAGGACGAGTCGAAGGGGCGGGTCAAGATCGACATCTATCCGTCCATGTCGCTCGGTGGCTCGCCGCCCCAGCTCTTCCGCCAGGTGGCGGACGGCATCGTCGACATCGTCTGGACAGTGAACGGCTATACGCCGGGCCTCTTCCCGCGCTCGGAAGCGTTCGAACTGCCGACCGTCTTCACCAACGACATCGTGGCGACGAACCTCGCCATGCGCGCCATGTTCGACGAATATCTCGCCGAGGAATACAAGGCCGTGCACGTACTCTTCAACCACGTCCATGCCGGGCAGGGCATCCACATGGCCGAGGCGCCGGTGCATACGCCGGACGACACCAAGGGCAAGAAACTGCGCGTTCCCGGCCCGACTGGCAATGCCGTCGTCGAGGCGCTGGGCGCGACGCCCGTGACCATGCCGGTGCCGGACCTGCCGCAGGCGCTGACGACGCATGTCGTCGACGGCGCGCTGGTGCCGTGGGAGATCATCCCCGCCCTGCAGCTTCAGGAATCGACCAAGTACCAGATCGAGGGGCCGGACAATAACCGTTTCGGCAACACCACCTTCCAGGTGTCGATGAACAAGGCGCGCTGGGAAGGATTGCCGGACGATCTGAAGGAAGCCTTCGACAAGCATTGCGGCGAGGACTGGCTGCGCGAAGTCGCGCGCATCTGGCGCGAGGACGACGACGAAGGCATCAAGATGGCTGTCGATAGCGGCAATGAGCACATCGTTCTCACGCAGGAACAGATGGACGCCTTCAACAAAGTGCTTGCGCCCGTGGTCGACAAATGGATCGCCGCCCACGCGAATGCCGGCTTCGACGCCAAGGCGCTCGTCGAGGCGGCCAGAAAGACCATCGCGGCGAAGAAGGCGTGAGCGCGCTCGTCCATCCGGCGGAAGGGGGCGACGAGCCCCCGCCGCCACCCAGCCGCGGGAGGTTGGCGGCGGTCCTGGCGGCGGCGATCCGCTGGTGGGCTCTGCTCGGCGGGGTGGTGACGTTGGCGCTGGCGTTCATGACGGCGCTTGGCGCGATCTCGAACATCCTTTTCGACAAGCCGTTCGCCGCCGACTACGAACTGGTCAAGCATTTCATCGCCATCGCCATCTTCATGTTCCTGCCCTACTGCCAGTTGACCGGGTCGAACGTGACGGTGGACATCTTCACCGAAGGCATGAGCGCGCGTGGCAAGTCGGCGATGGTCGCCTTCTCTTCGCTCTTCGCGGCAGCCTTCTCCGTCCTGCTTCTGGTGCAGATGTATGCCGGCTTCCTCTCCTACATCGCCTATCCCGAGGTCACGCCGGTGTTGCATTTGCCGCTATGGACGGCGTTTCCGCCGATCCTCCTGTCGCTGGCGCTGCTTCTGGTCGCGTCGCTGATCACCCTCGTCGAGGGCTGGCACGGTTTCCGCCATGGCGGTGGCGTGCCGCCCGCAGCCCTGCCGGTCGAATAGGCGTCCCATGCTCGACAGTTTCTTCATCGGCATCGCCGGACTTGTGTGCCTGCTGGCGCTGATCGCGGTCAGGGTTCCCATCGCTTACACGATGATCCTTGTCGGCATCATCGGCACGACCATCCAGTCTGGGCCGGCGATCGTCCTCAACCAGTTGAAGGACCTCGCCTACGCGCAGTTCTCCATCTACGATTTGTCGGTCCTGCCGATGTTCATCCTGATGGGCGGGCTGGCTTCGCGCTGCGGCCTGTCGCGCGATCTTTTCCGTGGCGCCAATGCGTGGCTCGGCCGCTTTCGCGGCGGCGTGGCGATGGCGGCTGTTGCCGCCTGCGCAGGTTTCGGCGCGGTCTGCGGTTCGTCCACGGCCACCGCTTCGACTATGGGGCAGGTCGCGCTGCCGGAATTGAGGCGTTACAAATATTCGCCGTCGCTGGCCACCGGCACCATCGCTGCCGGCGGCACGCTCGGCATCCTGATCCCGCCCTCGGTCGTTCTCATCGTCTACGCCATTATCGTCGAAGCGAATGTGGTGACCATGTTCGCGGCCGCACTCATCCCCGGCATCCTCGCCATGCTGCTCTTCATGCTGACGGTGGCGGTCTATGTTCGGCTCGTGCCGGGCTCCGGCCCGACGGGGGAGGCGGTGTCGCGAAGCGAGCTTCTTGCCGCAAGCATCGGCGTCATTCCCGTTCTCGTCGTCTTCGGCGTCGTCATCGGCGGCATCTATGCTGGCATCTACAATCCGACCGCGGCAGCCGCTGTCGGCGTCTTCCTCGTCGTCGCTTACGGCTTCGTCACGCGCCGGCTGTCGATCGGCGGGATGGGCGACGCGCTCCTGGAGACGGCGCGCACGTCCGGCATGATCTTCCTCATCCTGCTTGGAGCGGAACTTCTCAAGATCTTCATGGCGCGCGCCGGCGTGCCGCAGGCGGCCGCCGAGGCGTTGCAGGGTAGCGGCCTGTCGCCGGTAATGATCCTGGTCCTTATCATCATCCTTTACCTCATCCTTGGTTGCCTGATGGACAGCCTGTCGATGGTAATCCTCACGGTACCTTTCTTTTGGCCCGTCGTATCGGGGCTCGATTTCGGGCTTTCGCCCGGTGACCTCAAGATCTGGTTCGGCATCATCATCCTGATCGTCGTGGAACTCGGTCTCATCACGCCACCGGTCGGCCTCAACGTCTTCATCATCAACTCGCTCGCGCCCGACGTGCCAATGCGCCAGACGTTCAAGGGCGTCATGCCGTTCTTTGCGGCGGAGATGCTGAGGATAACGCTTTTGGTCGCCGTTCCCTCGATCACGCTGCTCCTGCCGCATCTGCTGGCCTAGCCACGAGCGAGGTGTTGCCGGCCATGGCGATATAGCGGCGCGGCGGCATGCCGAGCCCGCGCTTGAACATGGTGGTGAAGGCCGCAGCGCTCTCATAGCCGAGGTCGAAGGCGACATTGGCGATCCGCTCGCCCGACATCAGGCGCGGCAGCGCCGCCAGGAGACAGGCCTGCCGGCGCCATTCCAGCGCCGCCATGCCCGTCTCGCGCCGGAAGGCGCGGGTAAAGGCGGAGCGGCTCATCGCCATTTCCGCCGCCCAGCCGTCGATCGTTTCATGTGCTGTCGGCGAGGCGATAAAGCGCCGGCAAAGCATGGCGAGCCGTGCCTCGCGCGGCATCGGAAGCGAAAGCGCGGTGCGCCGCAAGAGCGGGATCTCCTCCAGGATCAGTGCCATGATGAGGCCGGCTCGGCCGTGCGGATCGTATTCGTGCGGTAGCTTCACCGCCTCGCCGAGCAGGCTTTTCATCAATTCGCTCATGCGCACGACATGACTCTGCGCCGGTTGGCTGGAAAGGACGCCCGGCTCGATATAGATCGACCCGGTGGTGAGCGGCTCGATCATCTCGACCGAATGGCGGACACCGGCCGGGATCCAAATCGCATGGTCGGGCAGGATGAGCCAGCGGTTGCGCTCGGCGATGACGATCGCCATGCCTTCGAGCGCGCATAGAAGCTGGGACCGGCGGTGGCTGTGCGGCAGGATCCGGTCGCCGGCGGGGTAGTGCGACCGGCGAACCAGGACCGGACGCGGGATCGTTTCCAGGTCGCTGATGTCTACGATTGTCACCGCTTTGACCCAATCGCAAAAGAAATTGAGCTAATCACGAAAACAGGTCGCGTAGCAAGGCGCTATATCCCCGCTCTTGCGAAGCATATGAGTCGAATGGAAGCGGGTCGCAGATCATGACCGTGATGGAGCGCAAAGAGGCAACGGCGGAAAGCGCCAAGCCCGATTCGAAAAAGCCCGGCACGAACGAGGCCGCCGGGCCGAGCGCCGACCAGACGGTGTTCGCCATCCTGGCGGCGCTCTCGTTCAGCCATTTCCTCAACGACATGATGCAGTCGCTGCTGCCGGCGATCTATCCGATGCTGAAGACCAATTATGCCTTGAGCTTCACGCAGGTCGGGTTCCTCACGCTGACCTTTCAGGGCACGGCGTCGCTGTTCCAGCCGGTTGTCGGCATCGTCACCGACAAGCGCCCGCAGCCCTACGCGCTCTTCTGCGGCATGGGGTTTACCCTGGTCGGGCTGCTGCTGCTCTCCAACGCCTCGCATTACGGAGTGCTGATCGTCGCCGCGTCGCTGGTCGGCATGGGGTCGGCGATCTTCCACCCGGACGCCTCGCGCGTGGCCCGGATGGCATCGGGCGGCCGGCTCGGACTGGCGCAGTCACTGTTTCAGGTGGGCGGAAATTTCGGCTCGGCGATCGGGCCGCTGCTCGCCGCCTTCATCGTCCTGCCTTTCGGCCAGTCGAGCCTTGCCTGGTTTTCGCTTGCCGCGCTGACGGCAATGGCAGTGCTATGGAACGTCGGCGGCTGGTACAAGCGCAACCATCTCGCCGTGGCGAAGCGGGCAAAGTCGTATGGAGCCCCGCCCGCTCTTCCGCATGCGCGCGTTGTTGCAACGCTCATCATCCTCGGCATGCTGGTCTTCTCGAAATATATCTATCTCGCCAGCCTATCGAGCTATTACACCTTCTACCTGATCCACAAGTTCGGTGTCTCCGTGCAGACATCGCAGATCCTGCTCTTCGTCTTCCTCGGCGCGGTGGCGGCCGGCACCGTCATCGGCGGGCCGCTGGGGGACCGCTTCGGCCGGAAATACGTGATCTGGGTCTCGATCCTCGGCGTGCTGCCGTTCACGCTGGTACTGCCGCATATGGGTTTGGTCGGCACGGCGATCCTGACGGTTCCGATCGGGCTCATCCTCGCCTCGGCCTTCCCGGCGATCATCGTATACGCGCAGGAATTGCTACCGAGCCGCGTCGGCATGGTCGCTGGCATCTTCTTCGGCTTCGCCTTCGGTATGGGCGGCGTCGGCGCCGCCGGGCTCGGCATCATCGCCGACGCGAAGGGCATCGACTTCGTCTATGCCATGTGCTCCTACCTGCCGGCGATCGGGCTTCTCACCGTGTTCCTGCCGAACATCGAAGGGCCGCGCAAGCGTCTGCTCAAGACGGCCTGAGCCTCAGATGCGGGAGATTACCAGGCTGTCCATGACCGCGCCGAGATGCAGCGCGGCCCCCAGGAGTACACAGCCATGCCATAGCGCTGTCTGGTAGCGCAGCCGCCGCCAGACGTGGAAGGTCACGCCGATGCTGTAGGCGATGCCGCCGGCCGCGATCAGCCAGAGGGTCGCACGCGGCAGCGATACCGACAGAGAATTGAACACGACCACGCCGCTCCAGCCCATTGCCAGATAGAACACCACCGCAATACGCTCCAGACGGCCCGGAAAGAGCAGCTTCATGGTGATGCCGAGCGCCGCGGCTCCCCATATGAGCCCAAGCATGAGGCGCGCCGTCAGCGGGTCGTTCATCTGAACGAGGAAGGGTGTGTAAGTTCCAGCGATCAGAAGGAAAATCGCTGCATGATCGAAGCGCCGCAGCGCTCGTTTGATTGGTGAGATCGGCCACATATTGTAAGCGGCCGAAAGCGACAGGACGATGACGAGCGACGCCACGTAGAAGATCGTTCCTATATATTCCCGTAGACTGGCGTGGAAGGCCGAAAGTGCCAGCAGCACCGACCCTGCGGAGATCGCCAGGGTGACGCCGAGGCCATGTACGATCCCGTCGGCGATCAGTTCACCGCGCGAGCAGTGAAAGCGCGCGGCAAAGGGAACCCGCGCCGTCGCGGGATAGAGGCTGTCATCCGCCATGGCTCACTCTATCATCTAGAATTCGACAGGGATTTGACAAACAGTGCGCATGTTGCCGCATCCGTCGGACCCTACTGGACGTAGACGGAAACGCTCGCCGCGCGCCCGGCCGCGTCGATCACGGTCAGCGTCGAATAGCCGTCCCCGTCGGGCATCCAGCGGCTGATCCGTGTACGCGCCAGTTCAGGCAGAGGCTTGCCGTTTGCAAGCCAGCGGAAGGGCGCGCGGCCGCCCTGCAGCTTCAGGAGAAGCGGTGTGGCGGGGTCGCCGTCGGCCGGGCCGAGTTCGACATGCGCGCCTTCCGGCGGGAAGATAATCCGGGGCGGCGGTTCAGGAATTCCGTGCACCGGCGGCAGTTCGCCGGGCGGCGTGAAATCGCGCAGTGTAACCGGCAGGTCGGCACGCGCCGTGCGCAGCGCACCCGCCGGCGCGCGTGGCAGCGGCGTTACGGCAAGACCGGATTTGGCGAAGGCGTCGAAGAGGATGGGCGCGGCCGAGACATAGCCGGTCAGGCCCGGCACCGGCCCGCCGTCCGGCCGGCCAACCCAGACACCAAGCACGTGGCGGCCGTCGAAACCGATCGACCAGGCGTCGCGATAGCCGTAACTGGTGCCGGTCTTGTAGGCGATGCCGGTTGTGCGCGAGCCTTCCGGCGGGCGCACGCCCGACAAGATGTCGGCCACCTGCCAGGCCGCCTGCGGCTCCATCAGCGTCGCGGAAGCCGGTTGGTGCGAGGGTCTGTCGTGCAGCACGGCGATGTGCCCCCCGTTCGGGAAGGCGGTGTAAAGCTGAACCAGATCCTTGAGTTTCAGACCGACGCCGCCAAGGCCGATGGCTAGGCCGGGCGCCTCGCCGCGCGGAAGGACCGGATTGACGCCGGCTCGCCTGAAGCGCGCCATCAGCCTCAGCGGCCCGACCGCATCGAGAAGGCGGATAGCCGGCACGTTGAGCGACATCTGTAGCGCCTGACGGATCGAAACATTACCCTGGTAGCTCATGTCGAAATTCTTCGGGCGGTAGCCGCCGAAATCCGCCGGCCGGTCCTCGATTGTCGTTTCCTGCGCGATCAGTCCCTCTTCGAAGGCAAGTCCATAGATGAAGGGCTTCAGCGTCGAGCCGGGCGAGCGTTCGGCGTCCGTCATGTCGATCCAGCCGGCCCGACGCACGTCGAAGAGATCGGCCGAGCCGACCTCGCCGATGATATCGCCGGTCGGTGCGTCGGCGAGGATCATGGCAACCGAGACTTTCGGTCCGAGCCGGCGGGCCGCGTCGTGAGCCACTGCCTCCAGTTTGCTCTGGACGCTTCGTTCGATTGTGAGCTGAAGGTGGCGCGCGGACGGATCGGCGCGCATCGCATCGGCCGAGGCCTGCGCGGCAAGGGCCGGGAGTTGGCGGCGCACCTTCGGAATGGGTTCGGCCGAAGCGAGCGCGATCTCGCGTGGGACAATGACGCCGGCATCCTTCATCCGCTCAAGAACGCGCCCCCGCGCGGACCGTGCCGCTGCGGGGTGCCGGTCGGGCCGGCGGCCCTCGGGCGACTGCGGCAGCGACACAAGCAGCGCCGCCTGCGCCACCGAAAGCCTTTTCGGCTCCTCGCCGAAATAGGCGAGCGAGGCGGCCCGCACACCTTCCAGATTGCCGCCATAAGGCGCCAGCGTCAGGTAGTCGGCGAGGATCTCGTCCTTGGTCAGCCGCCGCTCGATCTGCAGGGCGCGGACGATCTGGACGAGCTTCGCCCAGACGGACCGCTCATCGCGCGGTTCGATCAGCCTCGCCAACTGCATGGAAAGTGTGGAGCCGCCCGAGACGATGTGGCCGTTGAGAACCCATTGCCCGGCAGCGCGGAAGAGCGCCGCGATGTCGACGCCGTGATGCGAATAGAAACGATGGTCCTCATAAGCGATCAGCATTTTGATCAGCTTCGGATCGACATCCTCGATATGTGTCGCCAGCCGCCAGCGGCCCTCGGGTGTGGCGAAGGCGCGAAGAAGATCGCCGTTGCGGTCGACCACCTCGGTCGAGACAAGCCCCGCTTCGGCAAGCGGCGGCGGGTAGGCGCGGTCGAGCGCGACAAGACCGAACCATGCGCCGATGCAGAGGAGAACGGCGAGGGATAGGGCGAAGAGAATGTATTTGAGGGAGCGGGTCATATGGCCACGCCCCTATCCGATGTCGGCTGCACCCCCCTCTGTCCTGCCGGACATCTCCCCCTCAAGGGGGGAGATCGGACGACACCGGCGCATCCGCCAATCGCTGGCCCCGGCAAAATGGGAGCAGGCCGTGGTGCTAGCTGATCTCCCCCCTTGAGGGGGAGATGTCCGGCAGGACAGAGGGGGGTGAACCCAAGCATATGGACGTCCCGTTCTACCGCGCCGCCTTCACCTCCATCCTGCCGGTCGCGGTGCGGGCGGAGAGTTGCGGGCGATACATGTCCTCGACGCTTGCCGCCGGGAGCGCGTAGACGCCCGGCGTCACGGCGCGCACGACATAGGCGAGCGTCATCTCGCGTCCATCGGAGCCGCTACGGTTGAACGCCGCCACGAAACGGTCGTCGCGGAATTCGGTATGCGCCACCTCCGTGTTGCCCAGCCAGTTGAAGTTGGAAAGTTGGGCGCTGCCGACGAGGCTCGGATTGTCGATTTCGAAGCCGGCAGGAAGGAGGTCCGTCACCAGCACGCGCGAGGGCCAGGAGTTCTGCTCGGTCACCTTGAGCACGACGACGTAACGCTGGTTCTGCTGCGTCTCCGTTACATCGGTCTCCTGTCCGTCGAGGGTGTAGTAGGTGCGCGTGATCGAGAAGCCGTTGCCGCCAGCCGGAAGCGGCTCGGCAGGTGCCGCGACCGCAGTTACGACGGCATCGATCGGGTTGGGCCCGCGATTGGTGATGGTGACGGGCTGGCCCTGCAATTCCGTGCCGTCCACATGCTCCGCGAACGGACCGGAATGCGCCCGCCCGTTCACATCGATCGAGATCGCTTCCGTACCGGCCTTGATGGCGCGCGCCGCCAGAAGCAGCCACGCGTTTTCCTGCGTGCTGGTATGGCCGTCGATGTAGCGCTTGTCCTCACGCTCCGCCGAGACGAGCCGGATCATCGCAGGGATCAGCGAGGGTGCCGGCTTCGTTTCCGCCGCAAGCGCCAGCATCGCTGCGCCGTCACGCAGGCGCGAACCGTAGTCCGCGCGCGAATCATCCAGCACGGTTTTGCCCGCGCTCGCCAGATTGAAGGCCGAGGCGAAGACGCGATCGGCGCGCTGGCTGTCGCCGTAGAGCGCGAGGCTGGCCGCGATCTGGGCGCGCGCCATCGGGCTCTGGAAAGCGTCAAGCTGCGTGTCGGCGTAATAGCGCAGGTCGCCGACTGATGCCCGATGGTTGCGGGCGAGCACGTAGAGCGCATAGGCGATTTCCGTCGAGCGCTCTTTCAGGTCGTTGCTATAGGAGAGCGTGTTCTGGAGGTTGTCGAGCGCCTGCCGCATCGCCACGTCCGGCACGTCGAAGCCCTGCTCGCGCGACCGTGTGAGGAAATCGCTGATAT encodes:
- a CDS encoding AraC family transcriptional regulator, translated to MTIVDISDLETIPRPVLVRRSHYPAGDRILPHSHRRSQLLCALEGMAIVIAERNRWLILPDHAIWIPAGVRHSVEMIEPLTTGSIYIEPGVLSSQPAQSHVVRMSELMKSLLGEAVKLPHEYDPHGRAGLIMALILEEIPLLRRTALSLPMPREARLAMLCRRFIASPTAHETIDGWAAEMAMSRSAFTRAFRRETGMAALEWRRQACLLAALPRLMSGERIANVAFDLGYESAAAFTTMFKRGLGMPPRRYIAMAGNTSLVARPADAAGAA
- a CDS encoding MFS transporter; this encodes MTVMERKEATAESAKPDSKKPGTNEAAGPSADQTVFAILAALSFSHFLNDMMQSLLPAIYPMLKTNYALSFTQVGFLTLTFQGTASLFQPVVGIVTDKRPQPYALFCGMGFTLVGLLLLSNASHYGVLIVAASLVGMGSAIFHPDASRVARMASGGRLGLAQSLFQVGGNFGSAIGPLLAAFIVLPFGQSSLAWFSLAALTAMAVLWNVGGWYKRNHLAVAKRAKSYGAPPALPHARVVATLIILGMLVFSKYIYLASLSSYYTFYLIHKFGVSVQTSQILLFVFLGAVAAGTVIGGPLGDRFGRKYVIWVSILGVLPFTLVLPHMGLVGTAILTVPIGLILASAFPAIIVYAQELLPSRVGMVAGIFFGFAFGMGGVGAAGLGIIADAKGIDFVYAMCSYLPAIGLLTVFLPNIEGPRKRLLKTA
- the trhA gene encoding PAQR family membrane homeostasis protein TrhA, whose amino-acid sequence is MADDSLYPATARVPFAARFHCSRGELIADGIVHGLGVTLAISAGSVLLALSAFHASLREYIGTIFYVASLVIVLSLSAAYNMWPISPIKRALRRFDHAAIFLLIAGTYTPFLVQMNDPLTARLMLGLIWGAAALGITMKLLFPGRLERIAVVFYLAMGWSGVVVFNSLSVSLPRATLWLIAAGGIAYSIGVTFHVWRRLRYQTALWHGCVLLGAALHLGAVMDSLVISRI
- the pbpC gene encoding penicillin-binding protein 1C, which codes for MTRSLKYILFALSLAVLLCIGAWFGLVALDRAYPPPLAEAGLVSTEVVDRNGDLLRAFATPEGRWRLATHIEDVDPKLIKMLIAYEDHRFYSHHGVDIAALFRAAGQWVLNGHIVSGGSTLSMQLARLIEPRDERSVWAKLVQIVRALQIERRLTKDEILADYLTLAPYGGNLEGVRAASLAYFGEEPKRLSVAQAALLVSLPQSPEGRRPDRHPAAARSARGRVLERMKDAGVIVPREIALASAEPIPKVRRQLPALAAQASADAMRADPSARHLQLTIERSVQSKLEAVAHDAARRLGPKVSVAMILADAPTGDIIGEVGSADLFDVRRAGWIDMTDAERSPGSTLKPFIYGLAFEEGLIAQETTIEDRPADFGGYRPKNFDMSYQGNVSIRQALQMSLNVPAIRLLDAVGPLRLMARFRRAGVNPVLPRGEAPGLAIGLGGVGLKLKDLVQLYTAFPNGGHIAVLHDRPSHQPASATLMEPQAAWQVADILSGVRPPEGSRTTGIAYKTGTSYGYRDAWSIGFDGRHVLGVWVGRPDGGPVPGLTGYVSAAPILFDAFAKSGLAVTPLPRAPAGALRTARADLPVTLRDFTPPGELPPVHGIPEPPPRIIFPPEGAHVELGPADGDPATPLLLKLQGGRAPFRWLANGKPLPELARTRISRWMPDGDGYSTLTVIDAAGRAASVSVYVQ